Proteins from one Drosophila gunungcola strain Sukarami chromosome 3R, Dgunungcola_SK_2, whole genome shotgun sequence genomic window:
- the LOC128266331 gene encoding 39S ribosomal protein L55, mitochondrial: MLLKQLPQAVQQMRCISSATTAVTRLHRSVYCRLYPTVVVQPDGSTINIRYHEPRKIIKLPLDLSTLTDAERKARLEARKPRKKVKIMEEVEDNFNAKKYMKYIKKK, from the exons atgctGCTGAAACAGTTGCCACAGGCGGTGCAACAGATGCGCTGCATTTCCTCGGCCACAACGGCGGTCACCAGGCTGCATCGCTCTGTCTATTGCCGGCTATATCCCACGGTAGTTGTTCAGCCCGATGGATCCACGATAAACATACGCTATCACGAGCCGCGGAAGATCATCAAG CTTCCCTTGGACCTCAGCACTTTAACCGATGCGGAGCGCAAGGCCCGCTTGGAGGCCCGCAAACCTCGCAAGAAGGTCAAGATCATGGAGGAAGTGGAGGACAACTTCAATGCCAAGAAGTACATGAAGTACATCAAGAAAAAGTAG
- the LOC128266330 gene encoding ATP synthase subunit d, mitochondrial → MAARRIAKSSVNWSALAERVPANQKSSFGAFKTKSDIYVRAVLANPECPPQIDWAKYKQLIPVAGLVDSFQKQYDALKVPYPQDKVSPQVDVEIKASQSEIDAYKKASEQRIQNYQKEIAHLKSLLPYDQMTMEDYRDAFPESSLDPINKPTFWPHTPEEQVGYKSKEQLEAEAQGHH, encoded by the coding sequence ATGGCCGCCCGCCGCATCGCCAAATCCTCGGTTAACTGGTCCGCTCTTGCCGAGCGCGTTCCTGCCAACCAGAAGAGCAGCTTTGGCGCCTTCAAGACCAAGTCGGACATCTATGTCCGCGCCGTCTTGGCCAACCCCGAGTGCCCGCCCCAGATCGACTGGGCCAAGTACAAGCAGTTGATCCCGGTGGCCGGACTCGTGGACAGCTTCCAGAAGCAGTACGACGCCCTGAAGGTGCCCTATCCCCAGGACAAGGTCTCCCCACAGGTGGACGTCGAGATCAAGGCCTCTCAGTCGGAGATCGATGCCTACAAGAAGGCCTCCGAGCAGCGCATCCAGAACTACCAGAAGGAGATCGCCCATCTCAAGTCGCTGCTGCCCTACGACCAGATGACCATGGAGGACTACCGCGACGCATTCCCCGAGAGCTCGCTCGACCCCATCAACAAGCCCACCTTCTGGCCCCACACTCCCGAGGAGCAGGTCGGCTACAAGTCCAAGGAGCAGCTGGAGGCCGAGGCCCAGGGTCACCACTAA